A section of the Clostridium felsineum DSM 794 genome encodes:
- a CDS encoding CRISPR-associated helicase/endonuclease Cas3 gives MKFYSHPDKLVLEHLIEVNELSQKYCDKKYAKAEEILSFTHDFGKYTTFFQEYIKSKNKTKNQLNGHGFISALFGAFIALDVYEDIMPVIIYNSILHHHGSIKSAYVNLPKSFKREVIDRVDLMDKIDNALEQIADIEKNKEFIGDDYKKIGYGDYFNTFIEQKPFEKILTKLRKLQYGFEYKNDSEKYYFVSQMLYSSLIAADKISAANLKLSEVKFASFEILNKSKNERFKDNAEEKVNLIRSKIFNEVQEQIKLSYKNNKIFSITSPTGTGKTYCGFFAALKLRELLGDNRKIIYSLPFTSIINQNYSSIYSLFESIDNFENESSEYIIKHHSLADVDYNSEYDDYTKVKAEMLIENWNSGIVITTFVQLLQTLIGNKNRMLKKFNAIRKSIIILDEVQAIDIEYLKLVEFILTAASEYLDCRIIMMTATKPLMLLNSVELLKDNKKYFDMFNRTSIIPRLNPIKIHDFVEEFYENMEEKSYLVICNTISQSLKIYNELKNSGRIVLYLSTNILPCHRKERIDEVISRLDKGEKIILVSTQVVEAGVDFDFDVVIRDIAPISSIIQSAGRCNRNGKKKIGNVYIYAMVDDSGSYYSKRVYGKTLINISMELLKDEKIIEEKEYFELVAKYFNEVDKYKNQDVSFEFEKSIIKMHFSEEDYSIDKFSLIKEKDNYVDVFFRINDEAEEVYGKLLAALKIKDIELKSEKMLEIKSSIREYILSIPVKHIDRVNDKEDLILNLPESACEVYYDNKTGYKREQEEDFFVM, from the coding sequence TTGAAATTTTATTCTCATCCGGATAAGCTTGTTTTGGAACATCTAATTGAAGTTAATGAACTTTCTCAAAAATATTGTGATAAAAAGTATGCTAAAGCAGAAGAAATTTTAAGTTTTACTCATGATTTTGGAAAGTACACTACTTTTTTTCAAGAATACATTAAGAGTAAAAATAAGACCAAAAATCAACTGAATGGTCATGGATTTATTTCAGCATTATTTGGTGCATTTATTGCTCTAGATGTTTATGAAGATATAATGCCAGTAATTATATATAATTCAATACTTCATCATCATGGAAGTATAAAAAGTGCATATGTAAACCTACCTAAAAGTTTTAAAAGAGAAGTTATAGATAGAGTTGATCTTATGGACAAAATTGACAATGCACTTGAACAAATAGCTGATATTGAAAAAAATAAAGAGTTTATTGGAGATGATTATAAAAAAATAGGATATGGGGATTATTTTAATACATTCATAGAACAAAAGCCTTTTGAAAAAATATTAACTAAGCTTAGAAAATTGCAGTATGGTTTTGAGTATAAGAATGATAGTGAAAAATATTATTTTGTAAGTCAAATGCTTTATAGTTCCCTTATTGCTGCTGACAAAATTAGTGCCGCTAACCTAAAGCTTTCTGAAGTAAAGTTTGCAAGTTTTGAAATCTTAAATAAATCTAAAAATGAAAGATTTAAAGATAATGCAGAGGAAAAGGTAAATCTAATCAGAAGTAAAATATTTAATGAAGTTCAAGAACAAATTAAGCTTTCATATAAAAATAATAAAATTTTTTCAATAACCTCGCCTACAGGGACAGGTAAAACCTACTGTGGTTTTTTTGCCGCTTTAAAATTAAGAGAGCTTTTAGGTGATAATAGAAAGATTATATACTCACTTCCTTTCACATCAATAATAAATCAGAATTACTCCTCCATATATTCTCTTTTTGAAAGTATAGATAATTTTGAAAACGAAAGTAGCGAATATATTATAAAACATCATAGCCTTGCAGATGTTGATTATAATAGTGAATATGATGATTATACAAAGGTTAAGGCTGAAATGTTAATAGAAAATTGGAATAGCGGTATAGTGATTACAACATTTGTTCAACTTCTTCAAACTTTAATTGGAAATAAAAATAGGATGCTTAAAAAATTTAATGCTATAAGAAAATCAATAATTATATTAGATGAAGTTCAAGCAATAGATATAGAATATTTAAAGCTTGTAGAATTTATTTTAACAGCAGCTAGTGAATATCTTGATTGCAGAATAATAATGATGACTGCAACAAAACCGCTTATGCTTTTAAATTCGGTTGAACTTTTAAAGGATAATAAAAAGTATTTTGATATGTTCAATAGAACCTCTATTATTCCAAGACTTAATCCAATTAAAATACATGATTTTGTGGAGGAATTTTATGAAAATATGGAGGAAAAATCTTATCTTGTAATATGCAATACTATATCACAGTCTTTAAAAATTTATAATGAACTTAAAAATAGTGGGAGAATAGTTTTGTATTTATCAACTAACATTTTACCATGCCATAGAAAAGAAAGAATAGATGAAGTAATATCACGATTAGATAAAGGTGAAAAAATAATACTTGTGTCAACTCAAGTTGTTGAAGCTGGTGTGGATTTTGATTTTGATGTTGTTATAAGAGATATAGCACCTATTTCTTCTATAATACAGTCTGCTGGTAGGTGTAATAGAAATGGTAAAAAGAAGATTGGAAATGTATATATTTATGCTATGGTTGATGATAGTGGATCATATTATAGTAAAAGAGTTTATGGAAAAACTTTAATAAATATAAGTATGGAGCTTTTGAAGGATGAAAAAATTATAGAAGAAAAAGAGTATTTTGAACTTGTTGCAAAGTATTTTAATGAGGTTGATAAGTATAAAAATCAGGATGTCTCCTTTGAGTTTGAAAAGTCAATTATAAAAATGCATTTTAGTGAAGAGGACTATAGTATAGATAAGTTTTCACTTATAAAAGAAAAAGATAATTATGTTGATGTGTTTTTTAGAATTAATGATGAGGCTGAAGAGGTTTATGGAAAACTTTTAGCTGCACTAAAAATTAAAGATATTGAATTGAAGAGTGAAAAAATGCTTGAAATAAAGAGCAGCATTAGAGAATATATTTTATCTATTCCAGTTAAGCATATTGATAGAGTAAATGATAAAGAGGATTTAATTTTGAATCTTCCTGAAAGTGCATGTGAAGTATATTATGACAATAAGACTGGATATAAAAGAGAACAGGAAGAAGATTTTTTTGTTATGTAG
- the cas4 gene encoding CRISPR-associated protein Cas4 codes for MEINGTMLWYYNVCKREVWLMSRSIVPDQQDENIDLGRFIHERTYKRNNKEISFGNVKFDVIFKSKNKITIGETKKSSRYAEASKWQLIYYLNELKNAGIEAKGVLLYPEEKKRTEIELTDESISKLSGMCLDIEKIYTENHPPVAVKIGFCKNCGYKEYCYS; via the coding sequence GTGGAAATTAACGGAACTATGCTGTGGTATTATAATGTATGCAAACGTGAAGTATGGCTTATGTCTAGATCAATAGTACCAGATCAGCAGGATGAAAATATAGATTTAGGTAGATTTATTCATGAGCGTACATATAAAAGAAACAATAAGGAAATAAGCTTTGGTAATGTTAAATTTGATGTTATTTTTAAGTCGAAAAATAAGATAACTATCGGTGAAACAAAGAAGTCTTCAAGGTATGCTGAAGCTTCAAAATGGCAGCTTATATATTATTTAAATGAGCTAAAAAATGCAGGAATAGAGGCAAAAGGTGTCTTACTGTATCCAGAAGAAAAAAAGCGAACTGAAATAGAATTAACAGATGAATCAATTAGTAAGCTTTCAGGAATGTGCTTAGATATAGAAAAGATATATACTGAAAATCATCCTCCGGTAGCTGTTAAGATAGGCTTTTGTAAAAATTGTGGATATAAAGAGTACTGTTATTCTTAA
- the cas1b gene encoding type I-B CRISPR-associated endonuclease Cas1b, translated as MKKDIYIFNDGDLKRKDNTVYFESEGKKKYLPVEELNNIWVFGEINLNKKFLDFVSQKEICIHFFNYYGYYTGTFYPREHLNSGYVILKQAENYLDYEKRIKIAKMIIETAVENIIIILKYYNSRGVELEVEITDMAEKKELMENCKTVEELMAVEGNMRQGYYGCFSKIIKNPEFEFKVRSKRPPRDKINALISFGNSMMYTTVLGEIYQTQLDPRIGYLHSTNMRRFSLNLDIAEIFKPIIVDRTIFSILNRNELTEKDFEADLNGIMLNERGRKKFIEEYNNKLLTTIKHPKIGTTVSYKRIIRLELYKLQKYITEDEPYDGFIARW; from the coding sequence GTGAAAAAGGATATTTATATTTTTAATGATGGAGATTTAAAAAGGAAAGACAATACTGTATATTTTGAAAGTGAAGGAAAGAAAAAGTATTTGCCAGTAGAGGAATTAAACAATATTTGGGTGTTTGGTGAAATCAATTTAAATAAAAAATTTCTGGATTTTGTGTCTCAAAAGGAAATATGCATACACTTTTTTAATTATTATGGATATTATACAGGAACTTTTTATCCAAGAGAGCATTTAAACTCTGGATATGTAATTTTAAAGCAAGCTGAAAATTATCTTGATTATGAAAAGAGAATAAAAATAGCTAAGATGATAATAGAAACTGCTGTTGAAAATATAATTATAATTTTAAAATATTATAATAGTAGGGGAGTAGAGCTTGAGGTTGAAATTACAGATATGGCAGAAAAGAAAGAGCTTATGGAAAATTGTAAAACAGTAGAGGAACTTATGGCTGTTGAAGGAAATATGAGGCAAGGTTACTATGGATGTTTTTCAAAAATAATAAAAAATCCAGAATTTGAGTTTAAAGTAAGGAGTAAGCGCCCTCCACGTGACAAAATAAATGCTTTAATTAGTTTTGGAAATTCTATGATGTATACAACTGTTTTGGGTGAAATATATCAAACTCAGTTAGATCCAAGAATAGGCTATTTACATTCAACTAATATGAGGAGATTTTCTCTTAATCTTGATATTGCTGAAATATTTAAACCTATAATAGTGGATAGAACTATTTTTTCGATTCTTAATAGAAATGAGCTAACGGAAAAGGATTTTGAAGCTGATCTTAATGGTATAATGCTTAATGAGAGAGGGCGAAAAAAGTTTATTGAAGAATATAATAACAAACTGTTAACAACAATAAAGCATCCTAAAATAGGAACTACTGTAAGTTATAAGCGCATAATAAGACTTGAATTATACAAGCTTCAAAAGTATATTACAGAGGATGAACCGTATGATGGTTTTATTGCGAGGTGGTAG
- the cas2 gene encoding CRISPR-associated endonuclease Cas2 gives MFVILVYDFGEKRVGRALKICRKYLTWVQNSVFEGDISVANLKKLKYELSDIMMPGEDSIIIYTFKSTKYSKREVLGVSKNKQDIFL, from the coding sequence GTGTTTGTGATACTTGTTTATGACTTTGGTGAAAAACGTGTTGGTCGTGCACTTAAAATATGTAGAAAATATTTAACGTGGGTACAAAATTCTGTTTTTGAAGGAGATATAAGTGTAGCAAATCTAAAGAAGTTAAAGTATGAGCTTTCTGATATTATGATGCCTGGTGAGGATTCTATAATAATATATACTTTTAAAAGTACAAAGTATTCAAAGCGAGAAGTACTTGGAGTTTCTAAAAATAAGCAGGATATATTTTTATGA